ATTAACagtccagagagctcctcagcagcttttttaaaatcttggatgTAAGTCATCTGGACCTGCTGGTTTAAAAATCTCTGATTTTAGTAgattctgtttaacatcctccagagatatttAGTGGAATGAAAAGTGTGTTATCATCACTCTAGGAAGAGACTGcaccatttgttttttttcctgccaaaTACAGAACGGAAATATTTATCCAAAACTTCTgcctttctgcattattactgatagTTTTACTGTTTCCATCTAtcaatggaccaataccattgtcaggattctttttgctaatatattttttaaaatttcttaccgtccttaactctgctggccacagatttctccttgtgttttCCTTATTGATTTTCTTCGGTTCCTTAGTTCTGATTTATATACATTACcatcagcttcccctttcttccatttattatattttatttttttattttttatagctgccttcactaaCTCCAACCCAGGTTGTTGCTTTTAACAAGCAAAGCCTTCTTGCCTCTTTGGCCTAGCATTTGCACGCAGCATCGCTAGCGATGCACTTGTCTGTTGTGATAGGCAGCGAGCTGTTAGTGCTTTGGACCTTTTGAAATGATACTCGTTTATCAGTTTCCAGCACTATCCTTCAAACTCTGTTTTGTTCTTTGATCAAGGAGTTGCTCTTTtcttgtctgtaaagtgccatacacgtggtgctgtataaataacaGTAGTTACACAGTCAGTGTGGCTTCTTCCCAGCACCCAGATTATCTACATACATTATTAGGCCACCTTTATGTATCTTGCAAACCGCATCCGCCCAAGCCCTCTCCCTCAGGGGTTAAGCATATAAGAGCAATTTTATACTGGGAATGAAGAGTCACAGCTAAAGAATGCCGTTCTCCTAATATACTGCAAATTAGCAAAGGAAAGGGTTTACCTTATGCTTGGCTTTCCCTTGACATCAGCAGGAGTCTCCCAGCCCCTATAGTCTTTTGTCCCAGTTGATGAAAAACCACCGCtttaattcctcctcctcctcattttttACTCCTGGAACAGGAAAACAAAGCGCAAGTATTAACGGGGAAAATTGCAAGGGTAAGAGGCTGAGACCAAACTGGCTAGAGGAATCTTTGAAGCCTCTAGCTGAGCaggtctcaaactgtgggttgcgaccccattttaatggggtcaccagggccagcGTTACGCTCGTTCAGTCCCCGCCGCTTgggactgaagctgaagccagacgGCTTgagcctggggtggcagggctctgcccccccaactctgcccaggGTCGGggggctcaggctctggcccCCTCCTGTCtggagtcatgtagtaatttttgttgtcagaagggggtcatggtgcaatgaagtttgagaacccctgtctagCTCTCCAAAGGAAGCTGCAGAGCTAGGGGATGGGTCCGTAGCAGAAAAGCCTGGGATCAAAAGTCACAGAGTCACTGGAATTTTTTGGCATCAGAGCCCATGGTCTCCCCTGCAGCCTTCCAAGCTGCAGGGTTGCAAAAGGGTTGGGTGCTCAGTGGATGCAGTAACTCAGCAAATGGGGTGTCagggagctgctgtggggagatCCCCTTGTGaccctaaaagaaaaggaggacttgtggcaccttagagactaacaaatttattagagtataagcttttgtgagctacagctcacttcatcggatgtagctcatgaaagcttatgctctaataaatttgttagtctctaaggtgccacaagtcctcctgttctttttacggatacagactaacacagctgctactctgaaaccttgtgaCCCTGTGATCAAATCAGCAGTGCTGCAGTGATTATCTTACCTCCTTACTTTAATGAAGTCCAGAGGCTTCCTTTGTCACCCAGGAATATCACTACTTGCCTCCATGTGATAAAGATAAGTGGCTTCTGGAGTTTGCTAGACTCTGATGCTGAGCTCAGCAGCACTGGTCTGGGGACTAAAGGAAAGATCTAGATGTGTCTGTGGGTGTTGTGCCCCATCCCCAAGTTCTTTTCTCCAGCGCATGTTTCAAGCAAGAATCAGGAGTGGTTCTTTACGTCCAGCCTCTTAACTTTCTAGGTGAGTGCAGTTAGTCTTCCTTTAGGCCCTTTCTGTTGAGAAGCAGCCTGTGTCTCAGTCATTAAAGCAAGACTGCCTCGGCTAGGGAGCAatcctctctcctttctgccaGCAGATGACATCATGGAGGAAGCTGCAATCAGATGGTCTGGTGGTAGAATATTGTTCTTTCACTTCTGCTATTTTTCTTCTTTAGTTGCAAACGCTCTTTAATAATAAGCCTGGCTCATTGCAACAGCTGATTCACGAGTTTCTGATTGCAAGGGGCTGCAGTGAGCTAGGAAGAAGATCTGAGAAGTCATTCTGGTTTAAACAAAAGGGAGAGACAAACACTGATCTGATTTTAATTAGGCATGTGTTTAGTGAGGTTAAGTTTGGTGAGGGGTTGATGCATTCAAAAGTGAGCGCATGCGTGTGTGCACACAGTAGTCTCGCTGCCTATAGGGTGAGTGATCTGACATATGGAAAGAACCTGGGAATTGTTATATGTAGATTTTTGAAGTGTTGCCACCCGCAAGAATTCAAAAattcatgagtcagacccccaaaATTAATGAGATTggaaaaaccaaaacacattgggttctttttatttaccttctgtttttgtagccattAGCTCACGCTCGAGTTAAGTTTTCCCCTGTAACCATTTGGACTAGAAAaaacttaattttcatttttttaaattgaaggctGAGATTCTGACAcattcccatgactccaggacGTGGGGCTTTAGGAAGTACTCCAACTATTGCAATATTTGCTATTAAAAACACAAGAGTTAGCAGGACTGATCAGTAAAGAGACATTTTTTctggaatgtttttgtttttggatcTAGTGAAAAACTCTCTTTCAACTATGGGTGAAACGTTTTCCCAGTTCTGGAAGGTCTCTGTCcagaaggagaggggagagaaatcgATTCTGTGCAGGAAATCGGCTGGTGAGGATGAAGTCACCAATTATGGCACTATCAATGGAGGAGACTCTGCCGCATCCTGCATGCCCTGTGTAGGCACTGTGAGTCGGGGCTGCATCAACTGCCCAACGTGCCAGGGAACGGGAAGAATCCCCAGGGGTAGGTGGCTCTTGTGTGTGCTtggtcagtggttttcagcctttcCAGGCACTTCACCAATCTGACCTCTGCTTGTTGCTTCTCACTCAGCTCTGCGCCCTATGGAAGACCAGTCAGGATGGAGCACTGCATGCTGTGACCTGCAATCTCCATCTCTGTACTAAAGAGAGAGCCTGCAATTGGCTCCATCTTGTGTTAATCAGTGCAAGACTGGGGCTGTTGGAAAGTATCCATGCAGCCCTATGTGAGCAAAGCTCAGTCTGTCTCTATGTTAGGTTGAAGCCAACAAGGGTTATTGGAGTTAGATGCCTACATCCCTCTGAACGGAGCAGCATTTGTAACGAGAATGCTGATAGGCCCTAAACTGCAGTGTGGTGCTCTGCAGCCTGATGTGCCCTGTTCACTACTGCACGCAGTGCGATGCATCTCTTCTGACCTGCACCTCTTATCTTCTGTCTTTCAGAGCAAGAGAAGCAGTTGGTGGCTCTGATTCCATATGGTGACCAGAGGCTGAAGCCCAGACGAACGTAAAGTCCTGTTTCTCCACTATTCTTTTAATGCTCTGACTGCGTTTAAATGTATGCAGCTAGGGTGCACAGCATTACATGAGAAATCTGTTTGCAGAAGTTCATTTAAAAGCTTTGTTTCTCATTGGGCCCCGAGCTGCAATGGGTTTGGTGCCTGCAGGGCATCTGTTCTGTGTTGGCTGTGGGCTGTACTAGCAGTTCTTCATGCAGGAGGGACTGTGGGCTGGGATTCTGGGCTAGTTCTGTTTGAAAAGTGCCACGTGGGACTGCTAACTTCCAGCAGTGACAAGCAGCATGTTTCTGGGTCTGAAACCCACCCCCTTCTGGCCCCAAGGTGAACTTGCTACCACTGGCTACTACACAATCCCTTCGCAGGCCCTCATGTCTTGGTGCTCACTGCGTCTGAGCTGGCGCTCGCTCCCTCCTGTGCTTGTCCAACCCCGTAGAGACAGGGCTCTAGCCTAGGACAGTGCTGCGGGCAGTGCTAGGCCACTGTTGCAGTTATGGTCCTTTGATGCTGTCTTGCAGGAAGCTCTATGTGTCCCTTGCTGTGACGATTTGCCTGCTGATGTCATCTCTCATCATATTCTTCCTGTTCCCTCGCTCCATCGCTGTGCAGCCCGCAGGGCTGAATGCCTCCTCCATTGCCTTTAATTCCACCATTTCCAGTATCGATCTCAACATGACAGTGAGTTCTCAGCTCAGCGCGTACGGTGACATTGAGCTCATATCCCATTATCAATCCGTAGCTTGGCTCACTTCTAAGTCTCGGAGATAGCGCGGCAGGTCAGTAGTGAGCtagttggcagagctgtgtgcgcATAGCGGGACAGCAGGCAAGACTGGAGCGGCCAGTCAGAAATGAGGCATGTTGGTGGAGCAGTGAGTGATGGGGCAGGAGGTGCAGCTGGGTGGAAGTGAGCTGACTATGTAACAAATGTTGGGAATTGTTTGTCGCTGTGTGTTGTATCTTTCCTCCGCTTTCAGCCCAGCCATGAATGTGTGGGACAGGGAGTAGAGCAGGGAGCAAGTGATTCCCAGAgcagctctggggcaggtgaggggTTTTGCTCCTGTAACTTAAAGAGCCAGTGACTCTCACCCAAACGTGATCTTGGGTGTTTCCTTGGGCCAATCCTCAGCAGAGGGGAATTGCCACGGCCAAGCTATGAGTGTCTGAGGACTGGCGTTTGCAGGGCTGTGGTGCTGCAAGGTCACTGCACGGAAATCGAGCACATGCGTTACCCTCGCTGTGTGAGAGCTTCAGGCTGAGTTTGTCTCTCTCCTTAGAATGTGTTGAATGTAACCAACAACAACTTCTACCCAGTCACTGTCACCCAACTGGACATTGAGGTCTTACACTTGTCCCTGGTGATAGGGAAAACCACCAAGAAGAACCTCCTGAATATCGGCCCTTTGCGCAGCGGCCAGGTGGGTACTGCTGCCTCTTGCTGCCCTGTCAAAAGGTCTGGGCCCCTTTGGGTGGGGAGAGATAGTGGTCCCCTTCTCTGTTGCCTTGTATTTCTATTGCCCCAGGGGCAGAGAGTCCCttcaccccccatccccattcccgTCTTTCCAGGTGCCCATTCACCTGCTGGCCCAGGCCAGTACTTAGCAAACAGGGGAGGCAAAAGaccgaatcatagaatcatagactatcagggttggaagggacctcaggaggtcatctagtccacccccctgctcaaagcaggaccaagccccagtttttgcccccgatccctaaatggccccctcaaggattgaactcacaaccctgggtttagcaggccaatgctcaaaccactgaatcCTGAAGTCTCATATGGGTGTTTCCTGCACAGGTTCATGTTGTATATTGTAACTATGTCGAGATCTGCCATGTTGTAACTTGGTCCCAACACAGTGTGGATTGGATTTTAAATACTGGCTCTGAGCTGTGTGGAATTGATGGGATAATCTTTAACTCTTTGTGTGCTCAGATCACTGGGCTGCACCTGTACATGGTTACTGTAATCACTGTAAATCTCCAACTAACTCTTCTGTTTTACTTGCAGATATATTATACGGTCTCCAGTCTTATACAGGACTATAATACCTAGTAAGTATTTCTCAGAGACTTACTTTCCTGGCTGGTAAGTAACATTAATGTTTCTGGGCTTTTCTCAAGAGGCAGTCTGGCATAAATGTATAACTTGGGCCATAGCCTCTTTCTGTCTGACCCTGCAGTGCAGCTGAGAATGTGTCCTTTTGAGTTTCATATGTGTAATCATGTGGGGACAGAAACCCAGCATGTCCAGtttaaattcatagaatcatagaatatcagggttggaagggacctcaggaggtcatctagtccaaccccctgctcaaagcaggaccaatccccaatttttgccctagatccctaaatggccccctcaaggattgaactcacaaccctgggtttagcaggccgatgcttaaaccactgagctatccctggcCCCCTTCCTATTCCTTTCTAGTTCTTCTCCATTAAATGTTTTCCCAGCCTGCAACTGACAAGACTGTATAACTTTCAAATCTAGTACCCCCCACAGATTAATCAATCTGGTTTGGAAATGCCTGATACAGATTAGTCCATCTGTGTGCAGTTAAGTGTATCTACCACCCCCAATCTCTATGAATGAGCAGTTTGGTGATTCTCCACAGGCATCTCATGCGATCTGTTTCCTGCTCTGCCCATGGTGGGGGAAGATACTAGGTGTTGCCGGAATGTGAATTCTCCCATCTTGTTTTGCTTGATGCATTTGCAGGGAGGGtatcacgtctacactacaaacttctaCTGCGTAGCTCTGTCTGTCGGGGGTGTGATCTCTGACCAAATCAGCTGCATCGGTAAAAGctcctaatgtagatgcagttataatGGAAAAATGGCACTTTCACCAGTATAGCTTATCTTGCTCAAGGAGGAGAGGGGGGCGTGGCTGGAATAAGCTTTGTCAGTTAAAGGTTTAAAGGAATATGCTTTGCCAGTATAAGCAGCGTCCATACAAGGAGTGCTTTGCCAAGTAAGCCGATCAGTCCAACCACACAGGCAAAGCTTTCCAAGTGTAGACCTGATCAGAGAAGTACTTAGGAGAAGCTTGCGCTTTCTCCCCAGGCCTGGGTTGCTCTGTGGTGCAGACGGGTTTTGTGTGATGAAAACATTGTACTGCAAAATTAATTCTCTATTTTCTGTCTTCTAAGCAACATCTGCACCTGGATCAAAATTAAAGTCCACAACGTTCTACTGCACTTACAGTAAGTGGCATCTGGTTAAAAGCAAATCACTCGCTGTTGATCTGCGCTGTCCCAAACATTCCTCACTGAGGCAATCTGAATTTCCCTTCATATTAGTGTTTTCAGAGACCAAGACTGTTTGAAGTTTTAATTAGTCTTTCCTCAGGTAGATTTGCAACTATTGGCGTGGGTGTGTAACAGTtatttcagaggagcagctgtgttagtctgtattcgcaaaaagaaaaggaggactagtggcaccttagagactaaccaatttatttgagcataagctttcgtgagctacagctcacttcattggatgcaacggTTATTTGAATTTTAAGGGGAAAGTCACCCAAGCTATTGGTGCAGAGGAACACGCCCTGACTTCAGCTCCCAGAGAGCTCCAGCAGTGCAAACCCAGAGGGTTGGTGAGGTGACTTGTACAGTGGTACTGTTTCAGCCTGCATTGGGAACAGCTATACCTGTGTCTGGGGTGAATGGTGCAGGCTGTGTGGGAGAGAATGAGCTTGGCCTGTTCCCCAGAGGATAGATCCTGTACATCCACCATGTGGGGGCAGAGTGACTCAGACTGGTGCTTGAGGTCTTCAGCATTTGAACAAAGACCCGAGATGTGCAGATGGCTGTGAGACCAGGGTGAGAAGGAACAAAGCACattctctcttctgcagacatcctggctgcaggggaggtcCTGGCCAGGAAGATGGCCTGAAGGCATTGCACTCAGCTTGACTGCACATGAATTGTGCTGTATTTTGAATAGGCCAGTGCGAATGGCCCACACCAGGCAAACCAAGAAAGCTTTGCCTCCTCCTCCTATGGAGGTGGGAGTGAGTGTGGGCCCACACAATCCTTCCCAGGGGTTGGTCAGTAACATGACCCAGAAACTGACCTGCCATTGACAGCAGTTTCCTGTCTGGCTGCCAGTGGAGCAGTGATGACAAACCCATTTCCAACACTGTTCTTGAACCATGGCTTAGAGTGTGGTTCTCCGCTGTGGCCCATGTGGCATCCTCGGGGCCATACGTGTcgtattggatgcggcccacataatgCATTGTGGACTGCACATGCAGCCCACAATgttaaataggttgagaaccactgacttagacaCAGTGCGGCCAAGTCCCTGTGGTGCATTCTGGGATGAGAATGGTTTGGCCCGTCTGCTCTAGCAGTTAAACAATCTGTATCCCCTCTGTACTGAGACCTCTGTTGACGGGGCTGAGTATCGATTAGGATGGTGTGAACACCTGCGGTGGCGCTGGTGCTCggccccagctcctgcagccacGCCATCTATCTGCTGGACTCGCAGGCGGCGGAAGGTGACTCAGTGGTGACCTTTGCTGCCTCTCTTCTGTGTTGTGCCACTTCCCAGAGGTGTAAGCCCTGCGCTGCCTGGCATGGTGGGGTACAAACCGTTCTTTGCTGTAACACCTGAGAACAGAACGGGAAGGTATGTGCTGCTGTCGCAGTGCGTTGTCGCTTCGACTGCGCAAGTGCTCGGTTTGTTTGGCATGACGTTTaaggagcaggcagagcagcacaGAGGTGCAGAGGCCGTAGCAGTGAATGGGTCCAGCTTTAAAGGTTGTGTTAGAAGAATATTGCAGATTGCTGATGGGGGATCGCTTAAATGCtgccttaaaaataaatgcagtctGAGGGACCCCCCTACAAATGTGTGAAACGGGGCAGCTCAGCCTGGACTTGTGGTGCTAGTGGTTTGGAGCTGCAGAGTAAGAAAGATGAGAATTGTCCGAGTGGCTGGGAAAGGCCACAATGGAACTTTTCCTTAAAGTGAatcccagcagaagcagcttggTGCTTTCAAATCTCTCTATAGTTCAAGTAAAATGGATTCTTGTTGTGACTGTGCGTTGCAGGGGCACCCTGACCTGCTCATACCTGTGCCACTCGGAGCAGCTGGCTTTTGAGAGCTACCAGTATGTGGACTGTAGAGGGAATGCAACGCTGCCTCACCCGCTGTACCACCGCCCACCATGACAGAGTCACTGGACGATGACATTCTCCTGTCGCAAAGGCAAGTTGTACCAGGGACATAGCAACTCCAGGGGCTTCTCTTCCAAGCCACTGTGATTTTAAACAGGACATTTGGCTCTCCCTTGGGAGGAGACTTTCAATCTGCTGCTGTCTCCTGGTCACAGACTGACAAAATTTCATGAACTTggaacatgctgctctgagtttGCAATTCCCATTTGTAACTTGTATGGTGGTTGGTGTCAGCAGATTATACACTGTATAGGGAAATTGTTGTATTAGCTGATTCAGAGAACTCTGCTAGGTTGTTAGCTACCTTATCCTGTGCAGTATTTCACTAGGGGAGGCTTGTTGGTCAAATCAGCTCTTCCTGCCAAATAACATTTTTGTGCCTGTGCCCTGTGGTGTGGACGCTCTTGGCTGGAGAGTGCCTCTCCTAGTGATTCTTGGATTGCAATTACACCCCCAGCTCTGCAAAGCAGGGAGAAACCCAGTTTGAACTGACATCTAAGAACCTCTGGCTCTTAAATAACAAGCTCTGAATAATGTGCTAAAACTATGCCTGGTTTGCACAGAGAGAGGTAAGGGTGGTGTAGTGGATGTTGGGCCAAGTTCCTCTGCTAGGGAGGCTGGGTAAGTATGTTCATTCCCTGGCTTTTCCTAATCCTACCAGAGGGATTGTCTCGCATGAAGGGTTGTGCAGTCCAGATCGATGCAGCAGCCACGGTCTGTCTTGTACCCAAAGTGATCAAACTGTGCCAGAGCAAGTGCATCCTTGCAGcgtggagggcgggaggggagggagggattgcTACTTCCCAGAGGGCGGAGGGAGGTGAGGAGCCCATCATGCATTCTCCACACAGCACATTCCATTTTTAAGGAGGAGTATTAACTGTATTAAGGAGTTGAACTTTAACAAGTGGCAGGAATCTTACTTGGATAAGAAAAGCTCAGTTCATGCAAATGCCAGGAAACAACAGCTGCCGTTTATACCTATTTGTAGCATTTTGTATGAGGGGAGGATCCCTGGCTGCTCTTCCACCCTCTCTCCAGAGACTGGTAGGGTGCAGACTCATTCGCTGTAGGAACAGCTCAGGCAGAGGACGCACACTCACGTTACTGCCTGCTAGACCCCTGGGCGTGAGCACCCTCCTTAGATCCCAGCGTTGCTAATGGTTGGCACGTTCTGCCTGGACGGATGTATAGAAATTGCTGGGCATATgatctgacccggagcggcccaGC
The DNA window shown above is from Chelonia mydas isolate rCheMyd1 chromosome 27, rCheMyd1.pri.v2, whole genome shotgun sequence and carries:
- the TMEM106A gene encoding transmembrane protein 106A; translated protein: MGETFSQFWKVSVQKERGEKSILCRKSAGEDEVTNYGTINGGDSAASCMPCVGTVSRGCINCPTCQGTGRIPREQEKQLVALIPYGDQRLKPRRTKLYVSLAVTICLLMSSLIIFFLFPRSIAVQPAGLNASSIAFNSTISSIDLNMTNVLNVTNNNFYPVTVTQLDIEVLHLSLVIGKTTKKNLLNIGPLRSGQIYYTVSSLIQDYNTYNICTWIKIKVHNVLLHLQGTLTCSYLCHSEQLAFESYQYVDCRGNATLPHPLYHRPP